In Acinonyx jubatus isolate Ajub_Pintada_27869175 chromosome A3, VMU_Ajub_asm_v1.0, whole genome shotgun sequence, a genomic segment contains:
- the DSTN gene encoding destrin — protein sequence MASGVQVADEVCRIFYDMKVRKCSTPEEIKKRKKAVIFCLSADKKCIIVEEGKEILVGDVGVTITDPFKHFVGMLPEKDCRYALYDASFETKESRKEELMFFLWAPELAPLKSKMIYASSKDAIKKKFQGIKHECQANGPEDLNRACIAEKLGGSLIVAFEGCPV from the exons ATG GCCTCAGGAGTGCAAGTTGCAGATGAAGTATGTCGCATTTTTTATGACATGAAAGTTCGGAAGTGCTCCACAccagaagaaatcaagaaaagaaagaaggctgTCATTTTTTGTCTCAGTGCAGACAAAAAGTGCATCATtgtagaagaagggaaagagatcTTGGTTGGAGATGTTGGTGTAACCATAACCGATCCTTTCAAGCATTTTGTGGGAATGCTTCCTGAAAAAGATTGTCGCTATGCTTTGTATGATGCAAGCTTTGAAACCAAGGAATCCAGAAAAGAGGAGTTGATGTTTTTTTTGTG GGCACCAGAACTAGCTCCTCTGAAAAGTAAAATGATCTATGCAAGCTCCAAGGATGCAATCAAAAAGAAGTTTCAAG GCATAAAACACGAATGTCAAGCAAATGGGCCAGAAGACCTCAATCGGGCTTGTATTGCTGAAAAGCTAGGTGGATCCTTAATTGTAGCTTTTGAAGGATGCCCTGTGTAG